The genomic segment TCGTAAACGTTTTCGGCAATAAAGTTTTCATCTTCCTTAAGTTTATCTCTCAAAAAGTAAAGCAACGAAGTTTTCAATCCGCTAAAACTATAATTCAAATCGTCAATACGCGGTTTTGCAAATTCAAAAGCATCAGGATTTCCCATTTTGGCATATTTATCAATAATAGGACCACCCGGGTATGGCAAATCCATCATTTTTGCAGCTTTATCAAATGCTTCGCCGGCGGCATCATCAATGGTTTGACCCAAAATCTTCATATCATCGTAAGCATTAACTTCCACAATTTGAGTGTGTCCGCCCGATACGGTCAGGCATAAAAACGGAAAAGGCGGATTTTCCTTGTCTGGCGATTCTATAAAGTGAGCAAGCACGTGAGCTTGTAAGTGATTCACAACGATAATCGGGATATTCAAACCCATTGCAAACGCTTTCGCAAAGCTGGTTCCAACCAATAACGAGCCTAACAATCCGGGTCCTAAGGTGAAAGCAACGGCGTTGAGTTGTTTTTTATCTATTCCTGCCACTTTCAGAGCTTTATCTATCACAGGAATTATATTCTGCTGATGAGCTCTCGAAGCCAACTCAGGCACTACTCCGCCGTATTCTTCGTGCACCTGCTGATTGGCTATGATATTCGATAACATTACTCTATCTTTTATAACAGATGCGGACGTATCATCGCATGAAGACTCAATCCCTAATATGTATATTGGCATAATATTTTATTAATTCGGCTAAAAAATATAATACTTTGAGTATTTTTGTATTCAATTTGCAAAATTATTAAAAATTTAAACTCCATACTA from the Lentimicrobiaceae bacterium genome contains:
- the tsaD gene encoding tRNA (adenosine(37)-N6)-threonylcarbamoyltransferase complex transferase subunit TsaD — translated: MPIYILGIESSCDDTSASVIKDRVMLSNIIANQQVHEEYGGVVPELASRAHQQNIIPVIDKALKVAGIDKKQLNAVAFTLGPGLLGSLLVGTSFAKAFAMGLNIPIIVVNHLQAHVLAHFIESPDKENPPFPFLCLTVSGGHTQIVEVNAYDDMKILGQTIDDAAGEAFDKAAKMMDLPYPGGPIIDKYAKMGNPDAFEFAKPRIDDLNYSFSGLKTSLLYFLRDKLKEDENFIAENVYDICASYQKAIISTLMQKLYLAIEQTGIKHVAIAGGVSANSELRNEINKLQTIMQCKVYIPDFQFTTDNAAMVAIAGHFKYINNDFSDLSVKPYSRNLTM